A portion of the Sabethes cyaneus chromosome 3, idSabCyanKW18_F2, whole genome shotgun sequence genome contains these proteins:
- the LOC128741015 gene encoding zinc finger protein ZFP2-like, producing the protein MFKKVFKIEPAILNEEQYVLRPDHIPEQDERMKSESDCSDNPLYSDRYLDDTSSHNPRKRKQGRKPKPKPTVGSDVMDELESKTFDRVEIPAGHVLCCACFKSYSTWSALMEHGETAHRRNPPPISVKTHFCKICFRGYLTRRAIKEHREKVQRMVVYECRLCQMRLVNSVKRRTHAQNHDKKANIVTDEVKATLGKLCCAINCNCSFPTDELLMQHAQTVHKFNKIEADIGFNQERPIGCDICHKHFSTEKGLQQHRIRKYLPKRHQCSMCGEKFHSPSDLILHERIHRNERNVPCEVCPKRFYTAQQLKDHMRKHAAIPRFICNLCGKAFKQNKILHAHLLAHEGRLPYVCDVCNKGFRVKNKLTYHMRTHTGERPYPCSHIHVNGFPIFRSNPLDYTPPSPSSSSSSPSATKASNKTARNRRHHTNIIERRNQRERVRVRLVNEAFTRLRQMVPATRSSSKRVSKVKTLKRAVDYIGELRRRLATFESFLLTDVGIGLKSSQSSSSLSARQPRQPASADDLRWKTLPPPNYEPLQSE; encoded by the exons ATGTTCAAAAAGGTATTCAAAATTGAACCCGCAATTCTTAATGAAGAACAATACGTACTCCGCCCGGACCACATTCCGGAGCAAGATGAGCGAATGAAATCCGAAAGTGACTGTTCGGATAATCCGTTGTATTCTGACAGATACTTGGACGACACCTCTTCACACAATCCGCGCAAAAGAAAGCAAGGACGAAAACCGAAACCAAAGCCAACCGTCGGATCCGATGTGATGGACGAACTCGAATCGAAAACTTTCGACCGCGTTGAAATACCCGCCGGTCACGTGCTGTGTTGTGCTTGCTTTAAAAGCTACTCTACCTGGAGTGCGTTGATGGAACATGGCGAAACAGCGCACCGCAGGAATCCCCCACCAATTTCGGTTAAAACGCATTTCTGTAAAATATGCTTCCGAGGCTACCTAACCCGGCGAGCGATCAAGGAACATCGCGAGAAAGTTCAACGAATGGTGGTGTATGAATGTAGACTGTGTCAAATGCGGCTCGTGAACTCGGTTAAACGTCGAACCCATGCTCAGAATCATGATAAGAAAGCAAATATCGTCACTGACGAAGTCAAAGCCACGCTAGGTAAATTGTGCTGTGCAATAAATTGTAACTGTTCCTTTCCTACCGACGAGCTACTGATGCAGCACGCTCAAACGGTTCATAAGTTTAACAAAATTGAAGCCGATATCGGGTTCAACCAGGAGCGACCGATAGGATGCGATATCTGCCACAAGCATTTCTCGACCGAGAAGGGTCTGCAGCAGCACCGGATACGAAAGTATCTACCCAAACGTCACCAGTGTTCGATGTGCGGCGAAAAGTTTCACAGTCCAAGTGATCTGATACTACACGAACGGATTCATCGGAACGAGCGAAATGTGCCGTGCGAAGTGTGTCCCAAACGATTCTACACTGCGCAGCAGCTTAAGGATCACATGAGAAAGCATGCGGCTATTCCGCGATTTATTTGTAATCTTTGTGGGAAAGCCTTCAAACAAAATAAGATTCTACATGCGCACCTGCTGGCTCACGAAGGCCGGCTGCCGTACGTGTGTGATGTCTGCAATAAGGGTTTTCGGGTAAAGAACAAGCTGACTTACCATATGCGAACGCATACAGGAGAGCGACCATACCCGTGCAG TCACATTCATGTTAATGGTTTTCCTATTTTCCGATCCAACCCACTAGACTACACACcgccatcaccatcatcatcatcatcgtcaccaTCAGCGACGAAAGCTTCCAACAAGACCGCCCGCAACCGCCGGCATCACACCAACATCATCGAACGGCGCAACCAGCGGGAACGGGTGCGTGTCCGCCTGGTGAACGAAGCTTTCACTAGACTGCGCCAGATGGTGCCAGCGACCCGATCCTCGTCCAAGCGAGTCTCGAAAGTGAAAACCCTTAAACGTGCGGTTGACTACATCGGCGAGCTTCGTCGGCGGCTGGCCACCTTCGAGAGCTTCCTGCTGACTGATGTCGGGATCGGGCTGAAATCTTCccaatcgtcgtcgtcgttgtcggcaCGGCAGCCCCGTCAGCCGGCATCAGCAGACGATCTTCGATGGAAGACGCTGCCGCCGCCTAATTACGAACCGTTGCAGTCGGAGTAA